In Haloplanus rubicundus, one DNA window encodes the following:
- a CDS encoding universal stress protein, with protein sequence MAPFEHVIVPTDGSKASKRAAEHAIDLVSNSGGRITALYVIDMGDADYVAVPSDIAETKERIRKKGQNLVDDVREMAIDAGIECETAVVTGIADEEIVAYAEANGADLIALGKHGKRDPDKPLIGNTARRVVQESSVPVHTV encoded by the coding sequence ATGGCACCGTTCGAACACGTGATCGTCCCGACGGACGGGAGCAAGGCGTCGAAACGCGCGGCCGAACACGCCATCGACCTCGTCTCGAATTCCGGCGGGCGGATCACGGCCCTCTACGTCATCGACATGGGCGACGCGGACTACGTGGCCGTCCCGAGCGACATCGCGGAGACGAAAGAGCGCATCCGGAAGAAGGGACAGAACCTCGTCGACGACGTCCGCGAGATGGCCATCGACGCCGGTATCGAGTGTGAGACGGCGGTCGTCACGGGTATCGCCGACGAGGAAATCGTCGCCTACGCCGAAGCGAACGGTGCCGACCTGATCGCCCTCGGAAAACACGGCAAGCGCGACCCGGACAAACCCCTGATCGGCAACACGGCCCGACGGGTCGTCCAGGAGTCGTCGGTGCCGGTCCACACGGTGTAA